Below is a window of Paenibacillus bovis DNA.
ATCGGTTCCCTGTCGCAGCTCTTCGGACATCAGCCGCATCGTCAGCAGCGGAATTACCACGAGCAGCATAAACAGCGTATCGCCCAGAATCAGCCGGTAATCCACAATACTGGGCTGGTATACTACAAAGCTGACATAAAACATAATACTGGATAACAATACATAGACTGCTATCGCAAAATAGGAGGTAGGACTGAAAAAGTACGACTGCAGCTCCTTGGAGCAAATCGCCCACATTCGTCTCATCTGGTGTTATCCTCCTTTTGATGCAGGGTAGACGATTTTTTATCTTCTGCCTTTTGTTTATTGTCAGTATCCGCTGGAGTCGTGGACTGCGCTGATACCGATTCTGCAGCAGTAGGGTCATCAATTGTATCTGGCTGGGTTACAACCGCCGAATGGGCTGCATCTACAGGCTGGACTGGATCTGTAACTCCAGCCGGATCGTTATCCGTGGTCAGTTTGACGAATACATCCTCCAGACTGAGACGTTCTTTGCGTAGCTCCAGAATCGGAATACGCGCATCTGCCAGCAATAAGGATAACCGCTCGCGGAAATCCGTATCATCCGCTCCCTGCAAACGCAGCTGAATCGACTGGATCTGCTGCATTTCCTCACTGCTGCTCAGGTATTCTGCAGTTACACCCTGCCAGTTATCCAGCAGCCGGTGCAGCTTGTCCGGGCGGGTCTTTACTTCCAGCAGAACCTGGAATTTCTCGTTCAGCGATTGATCCAGCTGATGGGCATTGCCATCCATTACGATCCGGCCGTCATTAATAATAAGCACCCGATTGCAGAGAGTACTCACTTCCGGCAAAATATGCGTGCTAAGTAGTACCGTATGCTGTTCGCCCAGCTCACGGATTAGCTGCCGTATCTCCAGAATCTGGTTCGGGTCGAGACCTGATGTCGGCTCATCGAGGATTAGCAGATCCGGCTGGTGAATAATCGCCTGGGCGAGTCCAAGACGCTGCTTGTATCCTTTAGACAGGGAACGTATAATCTGCCGCTCTCTTCCCTGCAGACCGAGCCGGTCGATCATCTCACTAATACGCAGCTTCTGCTGTCTGACCGGTACATCCCGCAGATCAGCGACAAAGCGCAAATAAGAGTTCACCGTCATATCCGGATAGAGAGGCGGTGTCTCCGGTAAATAACCAATTTTGGTTCTGGCCTTGCGGGACGGTTCATGCATCGGCAGACCATCGATCCAGATCTGTCCGGATGTAGGCTTCAAATACCCGGTAATCATCCGCATCGTCGTTGTTTTCCCGGCACCATTGGGTCCGAGGAATCCGACAATCTCCCCGCGCTGCATTTCAAAATCGATCCCGTCCACACTGCGCCGCTGATCAAAATACTTGCTGACTTGTTGGACCTGAAGCATCCTATCATTCCCTCCTACGTGATCATACACAGAGCGATCCGCTGATCGCTCCATCATCGTACTGCATATGCCTATCTATGCAAAATCCTTCTTACTATAAAGGATAAAGTATAAATTCAGCTTAAAAAAGCATAAATGACAGCTTAAAAAGCAGCCGATGCTTTTTAAATCCATAACGGAACCCTTTGCCTTCTATCCCTGTTGGCTTCCTTTTTCTACGGGGCGCTTATCAGGATGATCCTTTTATGATCTAAGCAGAAGTCAGTTTGAACACTACTTTTCTACCATGATAAGGAATCGTTAACAGGGTTCCGTTTAATTTATACTTGTTGATCGATAGAATCTTGTCGCTCTGCTCATCATATACAGTAACTTGGGTCGTATATGGAACTTATCATCAGGAAACACTCCTTGTTTATGGTCTGACTCTTATTCAAATTCCATAGGTGGATATGGGATAGACGATTTGTATCATGTATAGATTAATACATTGACTATTATATAAGGATACACTACAAACTATAAAAAGAGCTGATCTTGCATATATGCAAAATCAGCTCTTTGGGTATAAAGATAGAATCATCGATTTTCTGTTTGTACTATGTTGCAGCGTATAACTCCTAATAACATCGTCTGGATATGATTTGCGTTCCTATGCAGACTTGGATCAGGAACGGTTATCACAAGCCTGCTTAACCGGTACGACAATGGTTCGTTTGCGATTCACGAGACCGATTCCGACCGCGATCATGACCAGTCCAATCAGCAGCGGCAGGGTTACCGATTCTCCCAATAAAA
It encodes the following:
- a CDS encoding ABC transporter ATP-binding protein, yielding MLQVQQVSKYFDQRRSVDGIDFEMQRGEIVGFLGPNGAGKTTTMRMITGYLKPTSGQIWIDGLPMHEPSRKARTKIGYLPETPPLYPDMTVNSYLRFVADLRDVPVRQQKLRISEMIDRLGLQGRERQIIRSLSKGYKQRLGLAQAIIHQPDLLILDEPTSGLDPNQILEIRQLIRELGEQHTVLLSTHILPEVSTLCNRVLIINDGRIVMDGNAHQLDQSLNEKFQVLLEVKTRPDKLHRLLDNWQGVTAEYLSSSEEMQQIQSIQLRLQGADDTDFRERLSLLLADARIPILELRKERLSLEDVFVKLTTDNDPAGVTDPVQPVDAAHSAVVTQPDTIDDPTAAESVSAQSTTPADTDNKQKAEDKKSSTLHQKEDNTR